A DNA window from Arachis duranensis cultivar V14167 chromosome 3, aradu.V14167.gnm2.J7QH, whole genome shotgun sequence contains the following coding sequences:
- the LOC107493609 gene encoding 60S ribosomal protein L32-1 gives MAVPLLSKKIVKKRVKKFKRPQSDRKISVKENWRRPKGIDSRVRRKFKGCTLMPNIGYGSDKKTRHYLPNGFKKFVVHNVKDLELLMMHNRTYCAEISHNVSTRKRKEIVERAAQLDVVVTNKTARLRSQEDE, from the exons atggcggTGCCGTTGCTATCCAAGAAGATCGTGAAGAAGCGCGTCAAGAAGTTCAAACGCCCTCAGAGCGACCGCAAGATCTCCGTCAAG GAAAACTGGCGCAGACCCAAGGGTATTGATTCTCGTGTCAGGAGGAAgttcaagggatgcactttgaTGCCAAATATTGGTTATGGATCAGACAAGAAAACTCGCCACTATCTCCCAAATGGTTTCAAGAAATTTGTTGTGCACAATGTGAAGGACCTTGAACTTCTCATGATGCATAACAG GACATACTGTGCTGAGATTTCTCACAACGTTTCCACAAGGAAGAGGAAGGAAATCGTTGAGAGGGCTGCCCAGCTTGATGTCGTTGTGACCAACAAAACTGCCAGGCTACGCAGCCAGGAAGACGAATAG
- the LOC107493613 gene encoding uncharacterized protein LOC107493613 — MMFFNGSNNELVLCRAFPTYLDGAALLWFSKLPAGSISSSEELAKSFIDYFAAAQIYIHGSDYLGTIHQGPQESLKDYMTRFPEATIEIPDLDPAVHLHALKAGLRPGKFRETIAVTKLKTLEEFRERAAEQMEIEELHEAERTERKQTRREEDRTTRLANNKDSRKPFKLTPKFDITPGSTQNGKR, encoded by the coding sequence ATGATGTTTTTTAACGGCTCTAACAATGAGCTTGTGCTTTGCAGAGCTTTTCCTACTTACCTTGACGGCGCTGCATTACTTTGGTTCTCAAAATTACCTGCAGGGTCAATCTCCTCGTCCGAGGAGCTGGCGAAGTCCTTCATCGACTATTTCGCAGCAGCGCAGATATACATACACGGATCAGATTACCTCGGCACCATTCACCAAGGTCCACAAGAAAGCTTGAAAGACTACATGACCAGATTTCCAGAAGCAACCATAGAAATACCAGATTTGGACCCTGCCGTCCACCTACATGCCCTTAAGGCCGGCCTCCGACCTGGAAAGTTCAGGGAAACGATTGCGGTCACTAAGCTGAAGACGTTAGAAGAATTCCGGGAAAGGGCGGCCGAACAGATGGAGATTGAGGAGCTCCATGAAGCTGAAAGAACAGAAAGAAAGCAAACTAGGAGGGAGGAAGATAGAACCACAAGGTTGGCGAATAACAAAGACTCCAGGAAGCCGTTCAAGCTCACCCCAAAATTTGACATTACACCAGGTTCAACACAAAATGggaaaagataa
- the LOC107493615 gene encoding membrane protein PM19L-like translates to MANQQTMKPLATLLLGLNFCMYVIVLGIGGWAMNRAIDHGFVIGAGLELPAHFSPIQFPMGNAATGFFVTFALIAAVVGVGSVISGINHIRSWTSESLPSAASVATIAWTLTLLAMGFACKEIELNIRNARLKTMEAFLIILSATQLFYIAAIHGAASLRR, encoded by the exons ATGGCGAACCAGCAAACAATGAAGCCGCTAGCCACGCTGCTTTTGGGGCTGAACTTCTGCATGTACGTCATAGTTTTGGGCATTGGTGGATGGGCCATGAACAGAGCTATAGATCATGGTTTTGTCATAG GTGCAGGACTTGAACTACCAGCACATTTTTCACCAATACAATTCCCAATGGGAAATGCAGCCACTGGGTTTTTTGTGACATTTGCTTTGATAGCTGCAGTTGTTGGCGTTGGATCAGTCATCTCAGGAATCAATCACATCCGATCATGGACTTCAGAGAGCTTGCCATCTGCGGCTTCCGTTGCCACCATTGCATGGACCCTCACACTTCTTGCCATGGG CTTTGCTTGCAAAGAGATTGAGCTAAACATCAGAAATGCCCGCTTg AAAACAATGGAGGCTTTTCTAATTATCCTTTCAGCTACACAGCTTTTCTACATTGCTGCTATTCATGGTGCTGCTTCATTGAGGAGATAA